One Candidatus Limnocylindrales bacterium genomic window carries:
- the purL gene encoding phosphoribosylformylglycinamidine synthase subunit PurL: MSAAPKLRPVDESLALEHGLTSQEYERILEHLSGRTPTFEELGVFSVMWSEHCSYKSSRVHLRRLPQSGPAVLQGPGENAGAVDIGGGMAAIFKIESHNHPSYIEPYQGAATGVGGILRDIFTMGARPVASMNSLRFGSPDHEKTPFLLKGVVAGVGGYGNSVGVATVGGEVVFDPGYNGNILVNAFTLGIVRADRIFRAVAKGTGNPVLYVGSKTGRDGIHGASLLASSEFKEESEQMKPTVQVGDPFTEKVLIEACLEVLRGNDVVAIQDMGAAGLTSSSVEMASRGEVGIRLDLDRIPLREADLTPYEMLLSESQERMLLVVHQGRQAAVREVYTRWGLDCVEVGEITDTGRFEAFHHGQQVASIPIAALTDAAPKYERPIQEPRSRPPRLDEAALPLPHDLSSELLDLIVAPNLCSKSWVYRQYDSYVGANTVVQPGGDAAVVRVRETGGALAMSTDCNARYCSLDPFVGAQHAVVEAARNVYVTGARPLAISDCLNFGSPEKPEVMWQFARAIDGMAEACRTLEIAVISGNVSFYNDTQGASIPPTPTVSLVGLIEDARAVARIALPPSADILLLGGGTPVLEGSEYLAFRHGLTGDRPPPVDLAAERALGELCRALIAEGTVTCAHDVSDGGVAIALAEMCIAGDVGATVEVDVPGRADTALFGESGCRILVAVAGARTEDVLARAKAAGIAATHLGSSGGDRLRIRSTAGGSLVDVSVLELGDAWRETLPAIALGEYEQTRAARAQRALSSVAKRT; the protein is encoded by the coding sequence GTGAGCGCAGCGCCCAAACTCCGGCCCGTCGACGAAAGCCTGGCGCTCGAGCACGGCCTGACCAGTCAGGAGTACGAGCGCATCCTCGAGCACCTGTCGGGCCGCACGCCCACGTTCGAAGAGCTCGGCGTGTTCTCGGTCATGTGGTCCGAGCACTGCAGCTACAAGAGCTCGCGCGTTCATCTGCGGCGCCTGCCGCAGAGCGGGCCGGCGGTGCTGCAGGGACCGGGCGAGAACGCCGGCGCGGTCGACATCGGCGGCGGCATGGCGGCGATCTTCAAGATCGAGAGCCACAACCATCCGTCCTACATCGAGCCCTATCAGGGCGCGGCCACCGGCGTCGGCGGCATCCTGCGCGACATCTTCACGATGGGTGCTCGGCCGGTCGCCAGCATGAACTCGCTGCGCTTCGGATCGCCGGACCACGAGAAGACGCCGTTCCTGCTCAAAGGCGTGGTGGCAGGCGTAGGCGGCTACGGAAACTCGGTGGGCGTGGCAACGGTGGGCGGCGAGGTCGTTTTCGATCCCGGCTACAACGGCAACATCCTGGTCAACGCGTTCACCCTCGGCATCGTGCGCGCGGACCGCATCTTCCGGGCCGTGGCCAAGGGCACCGGCAATCCGGTGCTGTACGTGGGCTCCAAGACGGGGCGCGACGGCATCCACGGCGCCAGCTTGCTGGCGTCCTCGGAGTTCAAGGAAGAGTCCGAGCAGATGAAGCCGACCGTGCAGGTCGGCGATCCGTTCACCGAGAAGGTGCTCATCGAAGCGTGCCTGGAAGTGCTGCGCGGCAACGACGTCGTGGCCATCCAGGACATGGGGGCCGCCGGCCTGACCAGCTCGTCGGTGGAGATGGCATCACGCGGCGAGGTCGGCATTCGCCTCGATCTCGATCGCATCCCGTTGCGGGAAGCCGACCTGACTCCCTACGAGATGCTGCTGTCCGAGTCGCAGGAGCGCATGCTGCTGGTCGTGCACCAGGGGCGCCAGGCCGCGGTGCGCGAGGTCTACACGCGCTGGGGTTTGGACTGCGTCGAGGTCGGGGAGATCACGGACACCGGCCGCTTCGAAGCGTTCCATCACGGGCAGCAGGTCGCATCGATCCCGATCGCCGCGCTTACGGACGCCGCGCCGAAGTACGAGCGGCCGATCCAGGAGCCGCGAAGCCGCCCGCCGCGGCTGGACGAGGCAGCGCTGCCGCTGCCGCACGATCTGTCGAGCGAGCTCCTCGACCTGATCGTCGCGCCGAACCTGTGCAGCAAGAGCTGGGTCTATCGCCAGTACGACTCCTACGTCGGCGCCAACACGGTCGTGCAGCCGGGCGGCGACGCCGCGGTGGTCCGGGTGCGCGAGACGGGCGGGGCGCTGGCGATGAGCACTGACTGCAACGCGCGCTACTGCTCGCTCGATCCCTTCGTCGGCGCGCAGCATGCCGTGGTGGAGGCGGCGCGCAACGTCTACGTGACGGGAGCGCGGCCGCTGGCCATCAGCGACTGCCTCAACTTCGGCAGCCCCGAAAAACCGGAAGTGATGTGGCAGTTCGCGCGCGCCATCGACGGCATGGCCGAGGCGTGCAGGACGCTGGAGATCGCCGTCATCTCCGGCAACGTCAGCTTCTACAACGACACGCAGGGCGCCTCGATCCCGCCGACGCCGACGGTCTCGCTCGTCGGTCTCATCGAGGACGCGCGCGCAGTGGCAAGGATTGCCTTGCCGCCATCGGCCGACATCCTCCTGCTCGGCGGGGGAACGCCCGTTCTCGAGGGATCGGAGTATCTGGCCTTTCGCCACGGCCTGACCGGCGACCGGCCACCACCCGTCGATCTGGCCGCCGAGCGCGCTCTCGGCGAGCTGTGCCGGGCCCTGATCGCCGAGGGCACCGTGACCTGCGCCCACGACGTTTCCGACGGCGGCGTGGCAATCGCGCTGGCTGAGATGTGCATCGCCGGCGACGTTGGCGCGACCGTGGAAGTCGACGTCCCCGGGCGCGCCGACACGGCCCTGTTCGGAGAAAGCGGCTGCCGAATCCTGGTAGCAGTGGCGGGCGCGCGCACCGAAGATGTGCTGGCGCGAGCGAAGGCGGCCGGCATCGCGGCGACGCACCTGGGGTCCAGCGGCGGCGACCGGCTCCGGATACGAAGCACCGCCGGCGGCTCGCTCGTGGACGTGTCGGTGCTCGAGCTTGGCGACGCGTGGCGCGAGACGCTGCCCGCCATCGCCCTGGGCGAGTACGAACAGACTCGTGCGGCGCGCGCGCAGCGTGCCCTGTCGTCCGTCGCGAAGCGTACCTAG
- the purQ gene encoding phosphoribosylformylglycinamidine synthase subunit PurQ, with product MKWGVVTFPGTCDDRDACYAVSLLGDQAVPLWHGDEDLRGADAVVLPGGFSYGDYLRCGAMARFSPVMRAVAAHARAGGPVLGICNGFQILCEAGLLPGALVRNRSLRFLCLPVHIRVENTETAFTGACLPGQLLEIPVKHGEGCFVAPPHELDRLEREGRVIFRYTADAPNGAMRDIAGVANDAGNVVGLMPHPEHAVDAVLGSTDGAYLFRSAALWLERAARGAAQESRA from the coding sequence GTGAAGTGGGGCGTCGTCACCTTTCCCGGAACCTGTGACGACCGCGACGCCTGCTACGCCGTCTCGCTGCTCGGCGATCAGGCGGTGCCGCTGTGGCACGGCGACGAGGACCTTCGAGGCGCCGACGCGGTCGTGCTGCCGGGCGGTTTCTCCTACGGCGACTACCTGCGCTGCGGCGCCATGGCGCGCTTCTCGCCGGTCATGCGTGCGGTCGCCGCGCATGCCCGCGCCGGCGGGCCCGTGCTCGGCATCTGCAACGGCTTCCAGATCCTGTGCGAGGCCGGGCTGCTGCCGGGCGCGCTGGTGCGCAACCGCTCGCTGCGCTTCCTCTGCCTGCCGGTCCACATCCGCGTGGAGAACACCGAGACCGCCTTCACCGGCGCATGCCTTCCGGGCCAGCTCCTGGAGATTCCGGTCAAGCACGGTGAGGGCTGCTTCGTGGCGCCACCTCATGAGCTGGACCGCCTCGAGCGCGAAGGCCGGGTGATCTTCCGCTACACCGCCGACGCGCCCAACGGAGCGATGCGCGACATCGCCGGGGTGGCCAACGACGCCGGCAACGTCGTCGGGCTGATGCCGCATCCCGAGCATGCCGTCGATGCGGTCCTCGGCTCGACCGACGGCGCCTATCTGTTCCGCTCCGCCGCGCTGTGGCTCGAGCGCGCGGCGCGTGGCGCCGCGCAGGAGAGCAGGGCGTGA
- the purS gene encoding phosphoribosylformylglycinamidine synthase subunit PurS: MRFLARIYLMPKPSILDPQGKAVEGSLHSLGFREVADARIGKLIELHVDGDSAGAVRTRVDEMCRRLLANEIIEDFRFDVEEQRS; the protein is encoded by the coding sequence TTGCGATTCCTGGCCCGGATCTACCTCATGCCCAAGCCTTCGATCCTGGATCCGCAGGGCAAGGCCGTGGAGGGGTCGCTGCATTCGCTGGGCTTCCGTGAGGTGGCCGACGCGCGCATCGGCAAGCTCATCGAGCTCCACGTCGACGGCGACAGCGCCGGGGCGGTGCGCACGCGGGTGGACGAGATGTGCCGGCGGCTGCTGGCCAACGAGATCATCGAGGACTTCCGCTTCGACGTCGAGGAGCAGAGGTCGTGA
- the purC gene encoding phosphoribosylaminoimidazolesuccinocarboxamide synthase yields the protein MAAPQKTELIAEGKAKKIYATTDPDKLIFFFKDDATAFNGQKKDQITSKGMLNARISARFFTLLRERGIDNHFLELLNEREMLVRRLTIIPVETILRNLVTGSLGKRLARPEGEEPRNPIIEFCYKSDELGDPLINDDHATGFGWATAQELAEIRGQTLAVNAFLKPFMLERGIILVDFKLEFGRTSDGKVLLGDEICPDTCRFWDAATRKKLDKDRFRQDLGDVAEAYYEIDRRIAQ from the coding sequence GTGGCTGCACCGCAAAAGACAGAGCTCATCGCCGAAGGAAAGGCCAAGAAGATCTACGCGACGACCGACCCCGACAAGCTGATCTTCTTCTTCAAGGACGACGCCACCGCGTTCAACGGACAGAAGAAGGACCAGATCACGTCGAAGGGGATGCTCAACGCACGCATCTCCGCGCGCTTCTTCACGCTGCTTCGCGAGCGCGGCATCGACAACCACTTTCTCGAGCTGCTCAACGAGCGCGAGATGCTGGTGCGGCGCCTCACCATCATCCCCGTCGAGACGATCCTGCGAAACCTCGTCACCGGCAGCCTCGGCAAGCGCCTGGCGCGTCCGGAGGGCGAGGAGCCGCGCAATCCCATCATCGAGTTCTGCTACAAGTCCGACGAGCTCGGCGATCCGCTCATCAACGACGATCACGCAACCGGCTTCGGCTGGGCCACGGCGCAGGAGCTCGCCGAGATCCGAGGGCAGACGTTGGCGGTGAACGCGTTCCTCAAGCCGTTCATGCTCGAGCGCGGCATCATCCTGGTCGACTTCAAGCTCGAGTTCGGGCGCACCAGCGACGGCAAGGTGCTGCTCGGCGACGAGATCTGCCCCGACACCTGCCGCTTCTGGGACGCGGCCACACGCAAGAAGCTCGACAAGGACCGCTTCCGCCAGGACCTCGGCGACGTGGCCGAGGCGTACTACGAAATCGACCGGCGCATCGCGCAGTAG